A single window of Rubripirellula lacrimiformis DNA harbors:
- a CDS encoding methyl-accepting chemotaxis protein has product MKTRTLLLATHVIATAVAATILVAAFQTESTPIIIAAVTISAATTMAISWYAATRIRTGLSVLEAVVSDNEASRNLVVGLAEFDQAATRIGSDAARWEGVAADTRSQAREFKAMMLMLNRRGTGNQPSSTQLRDLLTGLGSSLHSHLELIERSHSEIQQAAEAITDGSESQGHAIVKTTSYVEQLASTIDSVSVNATSAKNAIQSNGQSATTALRLVQQLDDGMNRVQKGFHSCEQKLRGLCDPSRQISEIVATITEITAKTDLLALNASIESIRAGELGSGFAIVAEEVRKLAEQTSDATREITSLIDSMQLVTQESIRGIENERSEIEMATENASAVKNALEEIHDATKRDATHVMQIATSSNQQLQIAQDVVLAVEQISKIAKANRGGADSIGWTIKTLANATPEFSGAIDRLRSCSTDSPPETGRSDDRPAPINALDIPNTTSGLASVC; this is encoded by the coding sequence ATGAAAACCCGGACTCTTCTTCTTGCGACGCACGTCATCGCAACCGCAGTGGCAGCAACGATCTTGGTCGCTGCATTTCAAACCGAATCCACACCAATCATCATCGCTGCGGTCACCATTTCCGCAGCAACCACGATGGCGATTTCGTGGTACGCAGCGACCCGGATCCGAACGGGATTGTCCGTTTTGGAAGCCGTTGTTTCAGACAATGAGGCGTCGCGAAACCTGGTCGTCGGGCTGGCGGAGTTTGACCAAGCGGCCACCCGGATCGGCAGCGATGCCGCACGCTGGGAAGGGGTTGCAGCTGACACGCGATCCCAGGCTCGCGAGTTCAAAGCGATGATGCTGATGCTAAACCGACGCGGAACCGGCAATCAGCCATCCAGCACCCAGCTAAGGGACTTGTTGACCGGACTAGGAAGCTCGCTGCATTCGCACCTGGAGCTGATCGAACGCAGCCATTCAGAGATTCAACAAGCAGCGGAAGCGATCACCGACGGCTCCGAATCGCAAGGACACGCGATCGTTAAGACCACCAGCTACGTCGAGCAATTGGCATCAACCATCGACTCGGTATCCGTCAATGCAACCTCGGCAAAGAATGCCATTCAAAGCAACGGACAATCTGCCACCACCGCACTTCGGCTTGTCCAACAACTCGACGACGGCATGAATCGAGTCCAAAAAGGATTTCACTCCTGCGAACAGAAGCTGCGCGGCCTTTGTGATCCGTCGCGACAAATCAGCGAGATCGTCGCAACCATCACCGAGATCACAGCCAAGACCGACTTGTTGGCGCTGAACGCCTCGATCGAATCGATCCGCGCCGGCGAACTTGGAAGTGGCTTTGCGATCGTCGCCGAAGAGGTTCGGAAATTGGCCGAACAAACATCGGACGCCACCAGAGAGATCACCAGCCTGATCGATTCGATGCAACTGGTAACGCAGGAATCGATCCGCGGAATCGAGAATGAACGCAGCGAAATCGAAATGGCGACCGAGAACGCATCCGCGGTGAAGAACGCGTTGGAAGAAATTCATGACGCGACCAAGCGAGATGCGACGCACGTGATGCAAATTGCGACGTCGTCCAATCAACAGCTTCAAATTGCACAAGACGTGGTGCTGGCGGTCGAGCAAATTTCGAAAATCGCCAAGGCCAACCGTGGCGGCGCCGACAGCATCGGCTGGACGATCAAAACGCTCGCAAACGCGACCCCTGAATTCAGCGGTGCCATCGATCGACTGAGAAGCTGTTCGACGGACTCGCCCCCCGAAACGGGTCGCAGCGACGATCGCCCGGCACCGATCAACGCGTTGGACATTCCAAACACAACGTCCGGTCTGGCTTCGGTGTGCTAG
- a CDS encoding hybrid sensor histidine kinase/response regulator encodes MYPNTTTPDPSLQSDRLTTQESRDLLSEVWQAAENASQQSLVDFVEMVSQVLELQERSADSDAASDLACFIDRCITEIRSAMETEMPSPDQLDSLKSEAIQRWGDQWIDDSEFDIEQTGFDDNLWEESDNDDQDTDANIVAPSADDIASMLSQLNLATAQPVDEPEPNAPPPLANPTKLADAPVHAPTSNRQEIVPVAAPVAKSTPITIASLDPELKEAFLDDASSCLASMEAALLQLESDPKHAVSLNQICRELHTLKGASASVGLTELAEQLHGIEDRLHEDETAGRTPSFDSLLQNVDSIRGQITGNDRDLTDTPSQPSVPKQSDDADSHHVSPPNMSFDDGPIDDESVRVKSSQLNRLMDMLAELVMLRNRRETEVTQLQDVYHELIGSAAKMRTIGHEGHGSTSSSLQLSEVANDVIEVAQNVRECARPVAEGNVAVSQFIRQFRKELVELRRTPISGLFRRLQRVVRDAAHAESKQVRLVLVGEDAGIERSLQQRLYEPLLHIVRNCVCHGIESALDRERLGKPSAGTITLEATSGPDLFTIEIRDDGAGLDYDGIRRRGIDSGLLEANQSVTEKELAQLIFQPGFSTRQTANQVAGRGVGMDVVSATLQRMRGWLEIDSQPQQGTRIRMSFPLPSVIQHAMVFRSADQLFALPMQSVHTAGGNDSNSVSIEFSKLLDGYKPALSGPRHAIVLACGEDHSGSPGSGRQRVTLIVDEIVGPEEVVVRPLPAILKKHPFCTGATLSGMGQTVLLLDARRVVESQSRPIRSPSQTLVQNCVASDPRPPEPKSEARPRVLVVDDSISARKRVVRSLQRYTVDIVEASNGREALQLLKTQRFAAVFSDMEMPHISGMDLLAEINSRAGSDAPPVIIISSRSENEFTDRAKQLGANNYLIKPLADESLDQAIVGIESLKHLQPTPPKHSQANGENQ; translated from the coding sequence ATGTACCCAAACACAACCACACCCGATCCGTCGCTACAAAGTGACCGACTGACCACGCAAGAGTCGCGAGACTTGTTGAGCGAGGTTTGGCAAGCCGCTGAAAACGCGTCTCAACAATCGTTGGTCGACTTCGTTGAAATGGTCAGTCAGGTACTGGAACTTCAAGAACGATCGGCTGACAGCGATGCGGCCAGCGATCTTGCGTGCTTCATTGATCGCTGTATCACCGAGATTCGATCGGCGATGGAAACCGAAATGCCTTCGCCGGATCAATTGGATTCGCTGAAATCCGAGGCGATCCAGCGTTGGGGGGACCAATGGATCGATGACAGTGAATTTGATATCGAACAGACTGGATTCGACGACAATCTTTGGGAAGAAAGCGACAACGACGACCAGGACACCGATGCGAACATCGTAGCCCCCAGTGCCGACGATATCGCGTCGATGCTAAGTCAATTGAACCTCGCGACGGCCCAACCCGTAGACGAACCAGAGCCGAACGCCCCGCCCCCGCTGGCCAACCCCACCAAGCTTGCCGATGCACCGGTTCACGCCCCGACGTCGAATCGCCAGGAAATCGTTCCCGTCGCCGCCCCCGTGGCCAAATCGACGCCGATCACCATTGCATCGCTTGATCCCGAGCTGAAAGAGGCGTTTTTGGACGACGCGTCGAGTTGCTTAGCATCCATGGAAGCAGCCCTGTTGCAGCTGGAATCGGATCCGAAACACGCAGTATCGCTCAACCAAATCTGCCGTGAATTGCACACGTTGAAGGGAGCTTCGGCGAGCGTTGGATTGACCGAATTGGCGGAACAACTGCACGGCATCGAGGATCGCCTGCACGAGGATGAAACCGCAGGTCGAACTCCTAGTTTTGATTCGCTGCTACAGAACGTCGATTCCATTCGAGGACAAATCACTGGAAATGATCGCGATCTGACGGACACGCCATCGCAACCCAGTGTGCCGAAACAGTCCGACGACGCGGATTCACATCACGTGTCGCCGCCCAACATGTCATTTGACGATGGACCGATCGATGACGAGTCGGTGCGGGTGAAGTCATCCCAGTTGAATCGTTTGATGGACATGCTGGCCGAGCTTGTGATGCTCCGCAATCGCCGCGAGACCGAAGTGACGCAGTTGCAAGACGTCTATCACGAATTGATCGGCAGCGCTGCAAAGATGCGAACGATCGGTCACGAGGGGCACGGCAGCACCAGCAGTTCGCTGCAACTTTCCGAAGTCGCCAACGACGTCATCGAAGTGGCTCAGAACGTTCGCGAATGCGCCCGCCCCGTCGCGGAAGGGAACGTCGCAGTTTCGCAATTCATCCGTCAATTCCGCAAGGAACTGGTCGAACTTCGGCGAACGCCTATCTCTGGCCTGTTCCGACGACTGCAACGCGTTGTTCGCGACGCGGCCCATGCCGAATCCAAACAGGTACGTTTAGTACTCGTCGGCGAAGACGCTGGCATCGAACGATCATTGCAACAACGGCTTTACGAACCGCTGCTGCACATTGTCCGCAACTGCGTCTGTCACGGCATTGAATCGGCGCTGGATCGCGAGCGACTTGGAAAACCCTCGGCAGGAACGATCACGTTGGAGGCCACTTCCGGCCCCGATCTGTTCACGATCGAAATCCGCGACGACGGAGCCGGTTTGGATTACGACGGCATTCGCCGCCGCGGGATCGATTCGGGACTGCTGGAAGCCAACCAGAGCGTCACTGAAAAAGAGCTCGCACAACTGATCTTTCAACCCGGCTTTTCCACGCGACAAACCGCCAACCAGGTCGCCGGCCGTGGCGTGGGAATGGATGTGGTTTCGGCGACGCTGCAACGCATGCGAGGATGGCTGGAAATTGATTCGCAGCCGCAGCAGGGCACACGCATCCGCATGAGCTTCCCGCTTCCGTCCGTGATCCAGCATGCGATGGTGTTCCGATCGGCCGACCAACTTTTCGCGTTGCCGATGCAGTCAGTCCACACCGCCGGTGGCAACGACTCGAATTCGGTATCGATTGAATTTTCCAAGTTGTTGGATGGATACAAACCAGCACTAAGTGGACCGCGACACGCAATCGTGTTGGCCTGCGGCGAGGATCATTCCGGATCGCCGGGATCCGGCCGCCAACGCGTCACGCTGATCGTTGATGAGATCGTTGGTCCAGAGGAAGTCGTTGTCCGTCCGTTGCCAGCCATCTTGAAAAAGCACCCGTTCTGCACGGGCGCAACACTTTCAGGGATGGGACAGACCGTCCTTCTCCTGGATGCTCGGCGAGTGGTCGAGTCACAAAGTCGACCAATCCGTTCGCCCAGTCAGACGCTTGTACAAAACTGCGTGGCATCGGATCCCCGTCCTCCGGAACCGAAATCGGAGGCCCGTCCACGCGTCTTGGTCGTGGATGATTCGATCAGTGCCCGCAAACGAGTGGTTCGATCGCTGCAGCGTTACACCGTGGACATCGTCGAAGCGTCCAACGGGCGTGAGGCACTGCAACTGCTAAAGACCCAACGTTTCGCCGCCGTGTTCAGCGATATGGAGATGCCACACATCAGCGGCATGGATCTTCTGGCTGAAATCAACTCGCGTGCAGGTTCCGATGCACCGCCGGTCATCATCATTAGCAGTCGAAGCGAGAACGAATTCACCGATCGCGCCAAACAGCTTGGCGCGAACAACTACTTGATCAAACCGCTCGCTGACGAATCGCTGGACCAAGCAATCGTCGGAATCGAGTCCCTGAAACATCTGCAACCTACACCACCAAAACATTCCCAAGCGAACGGAGAGAACCAATGA
- a CDS encoding response regulator encodes MSDKTVLVIDDSATIRKLVDTHLTPAGYRVILAPNAEDGLQFASEVNPDLILLDHQLPGTTGYQVCCQLVENPQLCKIPVVVSSTLRKKAYAEYIDLDNVVDMLPKPYTEELLLTTVANAIQTGVMVVSSQSGGSAVPEVIEQLDDAGLAGSFACFGLREIVDFLNNGRKAGVLEIEADRTRIRFHLDRGRIQGVYASGIDPNQIDRMVARLPQSLANLAPVFKMTIGGRSCAELDGFVQLLDQKVLDPRLMTKMLRFQAAMLVQFAFTNPLSAFRFEAGHSENSLHKNLPLDISLLALLVEAAMHDDDDDTHDRAPQNMVYVRRAIRGQNLDRAGLSARHMKVLNLLAEPKSADDLSQTLGWNPDEVRQVLTGFTLAELVESRTQNVAGSFVVFEPQADAAQSLRTSLEESDNRYTGKVVRDKLALQLVLKRTVPHTLVFAGDDQATCLLMKQLFATKNPKAAKIKRVALISADPHSQNIDWNESLGFTPDETLRRPATAELLFRVMDRIHDDSDTASSVLPNIPIPSEVQNAPVALTAGAEA; translated from the coding sequence ATGAGCGACAAAACGGTACTTGTGATTGACGACAGCGCAACGATTCGGAAGCTGGTCGATACACACCTGACGCCCGCCGGCTATCGCGTCATCTTGGCGCCCAACGCCGAAGACGGATTGCAGTTCGCTTCGGAAGTAAATCCTGACTTGATCCTTTTGGATCACCAGTTGCCAGGCACCACCGGCTACCAGGTGTGTTGCCAATTGGTGGAAAATCCCCAGCTTTGCAAAATCCCTGTCGTTGTGAGTTCAACGCTGCGAAAGAAAGCGTACGCAGAGTACATCGACTTGGACAACGTCGTCGACATGTTGCCCAAGCCATATACCGAGGAACTGCTGTTAACGACGGTAGCCAATGCGATTCAAACCGGCGTCATGGTTGTTTCGTCGCAATCCGGTGGCAGCGCAGTCCCCGAAGTCATTGAACAATTGGATGACGCGGGATTGGCCGGATCGTTCGCCTGTTTCGGACTTCGCGAAATCGTCGACTTCCTGAACAACGGGCGAAAGGCTGGCGTTCTGGAAATTGAAGCCGATCGCACCCGCATTCGATTCCACCTCGATCGCGGTCGCATCCAGGGTGTTTATGCATCGGGAATCGATCCCAACCAGATCGACCGGATGGTGGCCCGACTGCCACAATCACTGGCTAACTTAGCACCAGTTTTCAAGATGACGATTGGGGGACGAAGCTGTGCGGAACTGGACGGATTTGTTCAACTGCTGGACCAAAAGGTGCTCGATCCGCGTCTGATGACAAAGATGCTTCGATTTCAAGCGGCGATGTTGGTCCAATTCGCCTTCACGAATCCGTTGTCCGCGTTCCGATTCGAAGCCGGCCACAGCGAAAACTCGCTCCACAAGAACCTGCCGCTCGACATCAGCTTGCTCGCTCTTTTGGTCGAAGCAGCCATGCACGACGATGATGACGACACGCATGATCGGGCGCCCCAGAATATGGTCTACGTCCGCCGCGCCATCCGTGGCCAAAACCTGGATCGTGCCGGTCTATCCGCACGCCACATGAAGGTATTGAACCTTCTGGCAGAACCAAAGAGCGCCGACGATTTGTCGCAAACGCTAGGCTGGAATCCTGATGAAGTCCGACAAGTCTTGACCGGGTTCACACTCGCCGAACTGGTCGAATCTCGCACCCAGAATGTCGCCGGTTCCTTCGTCGTTTTCGAACCGCAAGCCGACGCTGCTCAGTCGCTTCGAACCTCACTGGAAGAATCCGACAATCGCTATACCGGGAAAGTCGTTCGCGACAAACTTGCTCTGCAATTGGTGCTGAAACGAACCGTGCCCCATACGCTGGTATTTGCAGGCGACGACCAAGCGACATGCCTGCTGATGAAGCAGCTTTTTGCGACCAAGAATCCCAAGGCTGCGAAAATCAAACGAGTCGCATTGATCTCAGCAGATCCGCACTCGCAAAACATCGACTGGAACGAATCTCTCGGATTTACCCCCGACGAAACGCTCCGTCGCCCCGCCACTGCCGAACTTTTGTTTCGAGTCATGGATCGGATTCATGACGACAGCGACACCGCATCATCGGTGTTGCCCAACATTCCGATCCCGTCCGAAGTTCAGAATGCACCTGTTGCACTCACCGCAGGAGCCGAAGCATGA
- a CDS encoding FHA domain-containing protein gives MIDRATQNRTIRLTATHELGSTEHHDLKQDQSVFVGSSSNCGFRLVGNDLSEIHCHIGIEDGKLMVQDWMSSQGTRVNGELISAQVEIQPDDIVQIGKYEISFSSIGSNSYATAPIAKVTAEPPPPVVATPAVETSVVETSVVETSVDRQIQQQSPAALPAESSSNSDTTMDVPDDETPNSFDFDDDFFKIDEEETYDRETVALLHAEIEELQAALAQRDAERSCERCDQRMEDDIHDPLVDGSDEVLQRMQDLIDEANRSDEHVSILEESLHAAEDANRTGQEERRQLEAWVADIEKRIGQREDEHAAEVDALRQRLEESTEQQQRLQRQLRQAATGGNAPKHYEETLEQLQATNKSLQDSLAETQKERTSLEQRIETLSDVQEISLREERASIAKEQAKLSRMRFEITSKLAEVEDLPKVENPADRETSNRIQALRQHLREIHEQEKSEEKEVSLTSRLAKLWHRVEY, from the coding sequence ATGATCGACCGAGCAACCCAAAACAGAACCATCCGGTTGACCGCGACCCACGAATTGGGATCCACAGAACACCATGATCTGAAACAAGACCAAAGCGTGTTCGTCGGATCATCGTCGAATTGCGGCTTCCGACTTGTCGGTAACGATTTGTCAGAAATCCACTGCCACATTGGGATCGAAGACGGCAAGCTGATGGTTCAAGACTGGATGTCCAGCCAGGGAACCCGCGTCAACGGCGAATTGATCTCGGCACAAGTCGAGATCCAGCCAGACGACATCGTCCAGATCGGCAAATACGAAATCTCATTCTCTTCCATTGGGTCGAATTCTTACGCAACTGCCCCGATCGCCAAGGTCACCGCTGAACCTCCGCCACCGGTGGTTGCAACGCCCGCTGTTGAAACATCTGTTGTTGAAACATCTGTTGTTGAAACATCTGTTGATCGGCAGATCCAGCAGCAATCACCCGCGGCGCTACCAGCAGAGTCTTCGTCCAACAGCGACACGACGATGGACGTGCCGGATGACGAAACCCCCAATTCGTTTGATTTTGATGACGACTTTTTCAAGATCGACGAAGAGGAGACCTACGACCGAGAAACGGTCGCTTTGCTTCACGCCGAAATCGAAGAACTGCAGGCCGCTCTTGCCCAGCGGGATGCGGAACGTTCGTGCGAACGCTGCGACCAACGCATGGAGGACGACATCCATGACCCCTTGGTCGATGGATCGGACGAAGTTCTGCAACGGATGCAAGACCTGATCGATGAAGCGAACCGCAGCGACGAACACGTTTCGATACTCGAAGAAAGTTTGCACGCAGCCGAGGATGCAAACCGAACCGGCCAAGAAGAACGAAGGCAACTAGAAGCCTGGGTGGCCGACATCGAAAAGCGAATTGGTCAACGCGAAGACGAACACGCCGCCGAAGTCGATGCACTGCGTCAACGCCTGGAAGAATCCACCGAGCAACAGCAACGACTACAACGTCAACTGCGGCAAGCGGCCACCGGTGGGAACGCACCCAAGCACTACGAGGAAACACTGGAACAACTGCAGGCGACCAACAAGTCGCTGCAGGATTCATTGGCCGAGACCCAGAAAGAACGGACTTCTCTCGAGCAACGCATCGAAACACTTTCGGACGTCCAGGAAATTTCGCTGCGAGAGGAACGAGCAAGCATTGCCAAAGAACAGGCGAAGCTTTCTCGAATGCGATTCGAAATCACCAGCAAACTTGCCGAAGTCGAAGACTTGCCGAAAGTGGAAAACCCCGCCGATCGGGAAACAAGCAAT